The sequence below is a genomic window from Schistocerca nitens isolate TAMUIC-IGC-003100 chromosome 4, iqSchNite1.1, whole genome shotgun sequence.
ATATAgaacttacatttaattccgtatTTAAAAGGCTCCTGTAATTGACCGTCTGCAGCGTTATGGACCAAGCGTCAAGCGTGGCCCCACGTGTAGAGTAAATTGGCCAGCCCTTCTCCTCTTCTACCTCCCCCTCGCCGCTCCCCTCCACAGACAGCAAGCGGTCTGTAACAGAGCGCGTAAGGCGAAATATAGTACGCCGGTAAAGTACGCCTCCACGAGTGGAAGTAATGTTCGACAAAGTCATTGCGAGTAATGAAATTATTTACCGGCGCGTAGTGCGTATGTAGAAGCCTTTTTTCGCCATCGCAATGCTTCTTTGAAGAAAATTTTCAGTCCTAGTACGGTAGCGAGCGCCGTGCCCGGCGCCGCGGAAGGATACGGCGCGCCAGCCAATGGCAGCGCGCGCCGGGTGGTGGGGATTTGGCGGGAGAGCGCGCGTGGTGGTGGGGGCCGTGAACTTCTCTCCGGCGCAGACACTACTACGGCTCAGTCGTGCCGGCGCTTGGACGGAGATAGTGTTTCCATTGTACGCTGGACGCAGTTCTATTTCGGGTTCCGTGTGAGCGTCTGTGGACAGCCACCGTAGTGCGGGGATTTACCGGCGCAAGAGAACTGTCGTACGGCCGCTGTTCGTCGTGAGATGCATTTTACTACATCGGTCGCTGGCGACGAATTGGCTAGTTTCAGATTTTGCTGTGTTATGCTTCGCGTATCGACCAGCCGTCGGAAAAGTTCGTGTGTACGAGTGTTACACTGCTGAGACTTGAGACTGAAAGCGAGTGTTCTGTGGTCACCGGAGACTGTTTCTTCAGTGACTGTTCGCGGCGAGTGACTCGTTGGTGACTGTCGATAGTGTGCTACGACGACGCTGCCGAGATGAACACCTTGGATATGCCCATGAGCTACGTGCCCGCGCTGGACGAGCAGGACGCTGTCGGCAAGGTATGCGCGCCTGCGCTGCTACCTGTTGTGTGGAAGCCGAACGCGCTCTGCTTGCCGGCCGGCGTCGCTGGCGGCTGGGCCGCGTTTGACGTGGCAAACCCGCGCAGGCCGGCTGCGGCTGAATGCTGTCGCCTTCCCTCTGCCGTCTTCTCACAAATATATGCCTTGCCCGCGGCTGTACTGTGGAGATTATGCGTTACCATTCACGGAACGTGATCAGATTCGTGCTGTGTCCGACATTTGGGATGTTACCTGTCTCGCTGATTTGTCTTTCCGAGTTTGCAGGTAGATAATTATGCGAGATGATTCGGGAGTTTCACTCCTCTTGCTCAGGTGTTCGTACGTTTAGGATGTAGTTCGTGCTGGATCTGACTTCAGAACACCTGTAGAAGAGTCATAGGGAATGCTCTGTATAGTAACGATGCTGCTACCTGTAACATGTGGATGTTATTGTTGATCAGTTTCACGACCGAAGCGGTCATTCTCAGTACTCTGCCATTAGCTTTTCTTCTCGGGAAGGACATGTCACATCACGgatacgtcagtgttgtgtatATAGTAGTGTTCTCTGCATGATCCCCATATAATCGTGGGCCCGGCAAACATGTTAAACATTACTAATGGGTTCGATATATACTCGTGTCAGTCTCCGGACTTAATCTTGCTCTTTTCATGTGGGCAGTTGCTCTTTTCATTTGGGCAGTCAAATCAGCAATTCTTAACCATAATTTCGTAATAGGCTTACCACCGGCGTCTGTTTTAAATATGCTTGAGTTGTAATACTGTTGCGTGTGTGTCTCTTAAATGTCGACGGCATTCATAATCACAATTACCTTCCGATATCACAATGCAATAGTGCGTCTGTTAAGCAGTAACACCTCATTTTGGAATGCGTATGTTCACTACATTGTAGCTAGTAAACAGTATTGACGCAGCAGTCGATACACACTGTTGTCAACTCAATTTTTCTCATTACTTGAGTCACGAACTTGCACACGTATTCATTCTTCtaagtgtgtatgtgtgcgtgagtTGATGCGGACGCGCTATTTTACAAGTTTTTATTTGGTTGCCCATCTCTTGCAGGATGCGGGAATGGAGACCCTGCCGGTGGATCTGATGGCTCTGATTGACGACTGTTCCGCCGACTGGGCGAACGATGATAGCGAAGACCTACTCGCAGCACTGGGAGGCGAATCTTTCGAGCAGGCGTTGGAGGAGGGAGTGACACTGCTGGATGGCGGCTGCGGCCTGATCGAGGAGGACGTGATGGATTTCGTGGCCGAAGAGATAGCGGCGGCTCCGTGTGCGGATGTAGAGTCGGAAGCTCAGCCGGCCGAGACGGCTGACGGCGCGTCATCTCAGCCCACGACGCCTTGCAAGTACGACGATCCGCTATTGTATCCGGCCTTCTTGTCTCCGTTCTCGTTATGTTCCATAAAGTACGCAGACAAGGCGGCGTGCCACCCGGGCGAAAACATTTGGAAGAAGTTCGAGTTCCCCACGGAAGTGGCGAGGGATGAGAATCCACTGGTGGACTTGAAGGAATACGCCAAGAAGTTTCAGAAGCGCATCCCGCATATAGATTGGGACGCTGAACTGGCGTACTACGAGCCCGCGGCAGAGAGGTCGTCGAAGCGGAACGGCGTCAAAGAAGAGCGCGATATTATGTGGAGTCTGCCGCAGTACGACTTGTCTTACCGTCCGTTGCCGATGCTGACCCCGGCGCAGCTGCGGCGGAAGCTGATGGAAGAGGACACTCCGAGGCGGCCCGGCGGCGCCGACGCCGCCGTGGCTGTCACCCCTGACAACAGCCTGCTGCTGGCCAACCGATCCACCACTGTGCCGGCCGCGTCCGCCATGAAGTCTCGGCCGATGCGCAGCCTCCTCAACaccaaacagcaacagcaacacgtCGTCAAGACCAGCTCTCGAAGCCTGTTGCTGCCCACTGCGAGAACGAAGGTCCAGGCGGCGGCAGGTGCCGCAGCAACGCATGCTGTTGTCAAACAGATGGCTCCGGCGACGACGACCTGCGATCCGGTTCCACCTGCGGAGACGTCAGTTGAGATCAAGGCAAGTCGATTGACGGGTCCGGAGGACGGGCCCGTTACATCGAGCCGTCCGGAGACCCCGCAGTCTATAACAGAATCTGAAGACGAAGCACCTGTCTTCCGGCACAATACTATAGACACGATATTCACCTCGTCTATGTGCGACCCGTCTTCGTCGACAGTGTACCTGACGCCGAGCGATTCCAGTGGCAGTCCGAAGTCTACAATCGGCGAtgaagacgacgatgatgatgacgaggacgaagaggaggaagaggattaCGAACATCAGAACTTGAGATCTCCGCCGGAATCTGTGATTAGGGAGGAGAGACCTGCACGGACAGTTTTGCCCTACATTAGTGATCACAGTTACCATCTCAGCAAGAGCAACGTGCGGATAGACGGCCTCGGCGTGCAGACTCCTTCGGATTCTGGTGAGTTGACTTGCTTTTACTAATTCAGCTGTCATTGCTTATTAGCTCTGATGTTGGGGCAAGAGAAGTGTTCGGTAAGAGTCGTCGTCTTTGTCCAGTGACGTAATGTCAGTGTCTGCTGTTGTCACTCCTTCGTGCGTAATTTGTTTGGTCGTGAGTTTGCGAAATCAGTTAATGTGATCCTAAAAATACGGTTGTGGTGACAGATGTATAGCTTAGACTTTGAAAAAATCTCGAATATCATGGTCAGCCGCGATACTGTTCCCGTCGTTCGTCGCATGTTTGTGCGTCACTGGTCAAAACCTACGACTCATACCGAACATTCCTCGACCTCTCATGTTCACGCCCACAGCGGCGTTTGTCatattcgtgattttttttttaccgCCTTCAATTTATTCATTCACTTACTAGTGTCTTGTTGCATTCATTGAATTAGGACGTCCATTACAATCCGAAGAGTGGGATAACGATTTGTATAACCGAACCTCAGGCTACGCGAGTTCGGATTCTGGtgagttgaattttttttttttactcgttcTAGAACTGTCGTTGCTTGTTAGCTCTGGTGAGTTGATTACTTTTACTCGTTCCAGAACTCTGTTGTGTTTACGCCCACTTTTAAAGTTTGACTGCCGAATTACTGAATTCGTGGCACGATCTAATTACTCAGGTATTATTAAATCTTACCGTATTCAGTGAATTAAAGGCATCCATCGTTATTTAACGAGGGGTGGGCGTAAGTTTTCATTGTTCCGCCGAGCGTCAGGCTCATCGAGTTCAGGGCCGAAAGTTTTACGACCCTGAGAAAAAGCGCGGGAAAATTGCGCGGGAGATCGGTCATAGCTTATGCTGGTTTCGGGGCCGCGTCATGGTGGGGCCTCCCCACCAAGGCGGGCTCCCCTTCTCCCGCGAGTCAGCTCCCCTTCCCCTTCGCGGGCGTCTGCCCGCGTTCCATCGCTGCTGCGCGGATGCCGCTACGGCTCGCCGGTTTGGGGGTTTAAATTCAGAAACCGGTTCCGCCTCTTTAAAGCTTAAACTCTGCTTGCTTCCCTTGTGGCATGCACGATGCTGTTGAAAGAACTTGGCCATTGCTCATTGTTACCCTGATAGCGATTCAATTGTTCTTTGTGGTTCCAGTTAGTAGCAGGTGCGGTACTTAGTTACGTTACAGGGGTAGTTGGTGTGCGTTATGTTAGTAAGCAGTACGTGCAGCCTGTTGTGACTGGGCGTGATACGTTGCGAATGTTTGGGGCGCCCCACGGCGGGGCACGTGTCCATGTGGGTGGGTCGCTGGCCGGCCCCTCATTCATTCGTGTTGACGCTTGCGGCTGCCCGCGTCATGTCGCCCGGCTGGCCGCACTGATTGGCGCTGACGTCACGGCTCTAGGCCAATGGGTCACTTAGCCTACACGCATGCACGAAAATTGTTTCTCACTTATCGGACAGGTCTCACCAGAGTTACGTAGCATGTCAGCGGCTTTAGTTTACTCCTCACCCTTGCCATTTCGTAGTAGAGTAATCTTTTTGTATGAAACTTTCATCCGTTACGAATGTAGAACATTGCTATTGCAGTGAATAAAGGTTTTCACAAATTATTGCAACGATTCGCCTTTTGTAATCCttcattttcttttcagtttttactTACCATTGCCAGTTCCTTATCGGCTAGCGATTTATCATTAGATGATACATATTTATTGCATGTATGGAGCATGGCTGAGGGCTTGTGTGGCTTTGACAAGATGGAAAAGCGAAGCAGTGCAGCACATCTTACCACAGTTACACGACCACCGCAACGCTCCATACATGCAATATGTTCGATCTGATGATCAGTCGCCAGGCGGTTGGAAACCAGTCATGGTAAATAAAAAGATAAATACATTGAACTACAATAGGCGACTGgctgcagtaatttgtggaaatCTTTCTGTATGTTTAGATTAACCCTCCAGGATCCaaatacatgattttttttcagtCGACTAGGTTATATTTTTACGTTTGGTAATGTTACTTTGGCGTCGATATGTAGACACAGTAATAATAGTATGTAATGCCATTTGAGATTGTATTGATGTATCATATTCCGAAAGGCGGTTAACAGTCGGCGGATGAAATTACTGCATTTATTAGTATTAGGCCCGCACGACTCTGAAATCTATCAAAATCTTCTGTACAATACCACCTCTAAGAGATCTGAATTTCTGCTAGAGTGCTTTACATTTTTTCTCAAAGCTGGAACTTACAAGAAGATCTGCAAAAATTCGATGACAGTGTAATACGGATCTTAGTGGGCATAGAAGAATTCCAGGCAAGACGGTC
It includes:
- the LOC126251735 gene encoding uncharacterized protein LOC126251735 isoform X1, translated to MNTLDMPMSYVPALDEQDAVGKDAGMETLPVDLMALIDDCSADWANDDSEDLLAALGGESFEQALEEGVTLLDGGCGLIEEDVMDFVAEEIAAAPCADVESEAQPAETADGASSQPTTPCKYDDPLLYPAFLSPFSLCSIKYADKAACHPGENIWKKFEFPTEVARDENPLVDLKEYAKKFQKRIPHIDWDAELAYYEPAAERSSKRNGVKEERDIMWSLPQYDLSYRPLPMLTPAQLRRKLMEEDTPRRPGGADAAVAVTPDNSLLLANRSTTVPAASAMKSRPMRSLLNTKQQQQHVVKTSSRSLLLPTARTKVQAAAGAAATHAVVKQMAPATTTCDPVPPAETSVEIKASRLTGPEDGPVTSSRPETPQSITESEDEAPVFRHNTIDTIFTSSMCDPSSSTVYLTPSDSSGSPKSTIGDEDDDDDDEDEEEEEDYEHQNLRSPPESVIREERPARTVLPYISDHSYHLSKSNVRIDGLGVQTPSDSGRPLQSEEWDNDLYNRTSGYASSDSEEEIDVVSLGGDKGTARLPNNPSARDRRQIQMKVATAIHRQSRPDAADSSSASRKRQAAPTTGRSSSSVKRARNATAPLVLGRGKGKGKAFGAGRGRRRANADEEPDPCEKRSMHNSMERQRRIDLRNLVERLRTVVPATENNKRAAKVVILREAAKFCREMAATIDSQEVELRSLRSQQTGLQRTLSSLRTELALIRMRDEQDSCFGNDYFTVEEIKPEPVEVDEDYREYGGF
- the LOC126251735 gene encoding uncharacterized protein LOC126251735 isoform X2, coding for MNTLDMPMSYVPALDEQDAVGKDAGMETLPVDLMALIDDCSADWANDDSEDLLAALGGESFEQALEEGVTLLDGGCGLIEEDVMDFVAEEIAAAPCADVESEAQPAETADGASSQPTTPCKYDDPLLYPAFLSPFSLCSIKYADKAACHPGENIWKKFEFPTEVARDENPLVDLKEYAKKFQKRIPHIDWDAELAYYEPAAERSSKRNGVKEERDIMWSLPQYDLSYRPLPMLTPAQLRRKLMEEDTPRRPGGADAAVAVTPDNSLLLANRSTTVPAASAMKSRPMRSLLNTKQQQQHVVKTSSRSLLLPTARTKVQAAAGAAATHAVVKQMAPATTTCDPVPPAETSVEIKASRLTGPEDGPVTSSRPETPQSITESEDEAPVFRHNTIDTIFTSSMCDPSSSTVYLTPSDSSGSPKSTIGDEDDDDDDEDEEEEEDYEHQNLRSPPESVIREERPARTVLPYISDHSYHLSKSNVRIDGLGVQTPSDSEEEIDVVSLGGDKGTARLPNNPSARDRRQIQMKVATAIHRQSRPDAADSSSASRKRQAAPTTGRSSSSVKRARNATAPLVLGRGKGKGKAFGAGRGRRRANADEEPDPCEKRSMHNSMERQRRIDLRNLVERLRTVVPATENNKRAAKVVILREAAKFCREMAATIDSQEVELRSLRSQQTGLQRTLSSLRTELALIRMRDEQDSCFGNDYFTVEEIKPEPVEVDEDYREYGGF